A genomic stretch from Ovis canadensis isolate MfBH-ARS-UI-01 breed Bighorn chromosome 5, ARS-UI_OviCan_v2, whole genome shotgun sequence includes:
- the TM6SF2 gene encoding transmembrane 6 superfamily member 2, whose protein sequence is MDIPPLAGKIALLSLGALPLSFALNYVSVLSYPLGVVLMSTLILGLLSLAIYSLSRSDVYYDPLYAVFAVFAFTSVVDLLIALQEDGYMAGFMAFYTKEGEPYLRTAHGVFICYWDGIVHYLLYLAMTGAIRKRKSYRNLGLYWLGSFIMSILVFLPGNILGKYSSEIRPTFFLTIPFLLVPCWAGLRVFNQTQVPTCCTPNMVEEDQRKGLLRRPVDLVLIIYLIFAAFFTLFRGLVVLDCPMDACFVYIYQYEPYLRDPVTYPKVQMLVNMFYVLPFYGLAIYALIFPGCSWLPDWALVFAGAIGQAQFSHMGASMHLRTPFTYRVPEDAWASFFVCNLLYALGPHLLAFRCLWRPAFFLRPPPGPPAHHEKQH, encoded by the exons ATGGACATCCCGCCCCTGGCGGGCAAGATCGCACTTCTGTCGCTGGGCGCCCTCCCGTTGTCCTTCGCGCTCAACTACGTCTCGGTGCTCTCCTA CCCCCTGGGGGTGGTGTTGATGAGCACCCTGATCCTGGGTCTGCTCTCCTTGGCAATATACAGCTTGTCCCGAAGTGACGTCTATTATGACCCACTGTATGCTG TCTTCGCGGTCTTCGCCTTCACATCCGTGGTGGACCTCCTTATTGCTCTCCAGGAAGACGGCTACATGGCGGGTTTCATGGCGTTCTACACCAAGGAG GGTGAGCCGTACCTGCGCACGGCACACGGAGTTTTCATCTGCTACTGGGATGGCATCGTTCACTACCTCCTCTACCTGGCCATGACTGGTGCCATCCGTAAAAG GAAGAGTTACCGGAACCTTGGACTCTACTGGCTGGGATCCTTCATCATGAGCATCCTAGTGTTCCTCCCAGGAAACATCCTTG GCAAATACAGCTCAGAGATCAGGCCTACATTTTTCCTCACCATTCCTTTCTTGCTGGTCCCATGCTGGGCTGGCTTGAGGGTCTTCAACCAGACCCAGGTGCCAACCTGCTGCACTCCCAACATG GTGGAGGAGGACCAAAGAAAGGGCCTTCTGCGGCGCCCAGTTGACCTGGTCCTCATCATCTACCTCATCTTTGCTGCATTCTTCACCCTCTTTCGGGGCCTG GTGGTACTGGACTGCCCCATGGATGCCTGCTTTGTCTACATCTATCAGTATGAACCATACCTGAGAGACCCCGTGACTTATCCAAAGGTGCAG ATGCTGGTGAATATGTTTTATGTGCTGCCTTTCTATGGCCTGGCCATCTATGCCCTCATCTTTCCTGGATGCTCCTGGCTGCCTGACTGGGCCTTGGTATTTGCTGGAGCCATTGGCCAG GCACAGTTCTCGCACATGGGGGCCTCCATGCATCTGCGCACGCCCTTCACCTACCGTGTGCCTGAGGATGCCTGGGCCAGCTTCTTCGTGTGTAACCTGCTGTATGCGCTGGGCCCCCACTTGCTGGCCTTCCGCTGCCTGTGGCGCCCTGCCTTCTTCCTACGCCCACCTCCTGGGCCCCCAGCCCACCATGAGAAGCAGCACTGA